In one window of Azoarcus olearius DNA:
- a CDS encoding cation transporter, with product MSPRFRRALWVALVINALMFGIELVAGLHAGSVSLLADAVDFAGDAANYGISLAVLSLGLAWRSRAALVKGFSMAGYGVFVLGKSVWAAFGGVPPEAMTMGAVALLALVANAGVALMLYAFREGDANMRSVWLCSRNDAIGNVAVILAAAGVFGTGQGWPDIVVAGVMAALALSSGLAVIRLARKELAEQAVPAGSAVLVTLGTPSRSDRAG from the coding sequence GTGAGCCCGCGTTTTCGGCGCGCGCTGTGGGTGGCCCTGGTGATCAACGCGCTGATGTTCGGGATAGAACTGGTCGCCGGGCTGCACGCCGGTTCGGTGTCGCTGCTGGCGGATGCGGTGGATTTTGCCGGCGACGCGGCCAACTACGGCATCTCGCTGGCGGTGCTGTCGCTGGGGCTGGCGTGGCGGTCGCGTGCGGCGCTGGTCAAAGGGTTTTCGATGGCCGGCTACGGCGTGTTCGTGCTGGGCAAGTCGGTGTGGGCGGCGTTCGGCGGCGTGCCCCCGGAGGCGATGACCATGGGCGCGGTGGCGCTGCTTGCGCTGGTGGCCAACGCGGGGGTCGCGTTGATGCTCTACGCCTTTCGCGAAGGCGACGCCAATATGCGTTCGGTGTGGCTGTGCAGCCGCAATGATGCGATCGGCAATGTTGCTGTCATTCTCGCCGCGGCGGGTGTCTTCGGCACCGGACAGGGATGGCCGGACATCGTGGTGGCCGGGGTCATGGCGGCGCTGGCGCTGTCTTCCGGACTGGCGGTGATCCGTCTCGCGCGGAAGGAGCTTGCGGAGCAGGCTGTGCCGGCCGGTTCGGCGGTACTGGTGACGTTGGGCACGCCGTCCCGTTCGGACCGCGCCGGCTAA
- a CDS encoding sigma-54-dependent Fis family transcriptional regulator: MDSATPPIPLSAALRESWARCHRHGLDPDEPLPTHALARADLADRLEANARLLTFSRPVIENLYRQIDCPASTVLLTDSQGLILSALGDTAFLDRAARVALSPGVEWTEAAMGTNAIGTALQLGEVVTVQGDEHFFTRNRVLTCVATPILAPTGGIAGILDISTDARADLSHADALLRTTAELIEHRLVESLDDGFLTLRFHSRQDLIGTPFEGLAVFDESGRLLACNRAARSQLRLYREFPDTSFAECFATDWRRLIDWAALGHATPFPLRTAVAGTCVARATLRGQRRHSPAAETPAPPRSTVVDAINLGDERVATALATLATWAQESGPLLIAGETGTGKRHLVHAFHHDHAEQRPLVTLDCAAVAAGPQLRAETEHALRQAESGILYLIDSEALPYAEQVFLFRAASSSTRIIAATRVPLVQLHEQQRIPFGTFDACGGRRIELPPLRERSDFDALVRRFVRDACPDRPVYVCPDALALLRRHRWPGNLSELNNRLRLILALMGDDAGQLCPEDIPEELLEPVAG; the protein is encoded by the coding sequence ATGGACTCCGCAACACCTCCGATCCCGCTTTCTGCCGCGTTGCGCGAATCGTGGGCGCGTTGCCATCGCCATGGCCTCGATCCGGATGAGCCGCTGCCCACCCACGCGTTGGCGCGGGCGGACCTCGCCGACCGCCTGGAAGCCAACGCGCGGCTACTGACCTTCTCGCGCCCGGTGATCGAGAACCTGTACCGCCAGATCGACTGCCCCGCCTCCACCGTGCTGCTGACCGACAGCCAGGGGCTGATCCTTTCTGCGCTCGGTGACACGGCCTTTCTCGATCGCGCCGCGCGCGTCGCGCTCAGCCCCGGGGTGGAATGGACCGAAGCGGCCATGGGCACCAACGCGATCGGCACCGCGCTGCAACTGGGCGAGGTGGTGACGGTGCAGGGCGACGAGCACTTCTTCACGCGCAACCGGGTGCTCACCTGCGTTGCCACGCCCATCCTCGCCCCCACCGGCGGCATCGCCGGCATCCTCGACATCTCCACCGACGCGCGCGCCGACCTGTCGCACGCCGACGCCCTGCTGCGCACCACCGCGGAACTGATCGAGCACAGGCTGGTGGAGTCACTGGACGACGGCTTCCTGACGCTGCGCTTCCATTCCCGCCAGGACCTGATCGGCACGCCCTTCGAGGGCCTCGCGGTGTTCGACGAAAGCGGCCGGCTGCTGGCCTGCAACCGTGCGGCCCGATCGCAGCTGAGGCTGTACCGCGAGTTTCCCGACACCAGCTTCGCGGAGTGCTTCGCCACCGACTGGCGCCGCCTGATCGACTGGGCGGCACTCGGCCACGCCACGCCCTTCCCGCTTCGCACCGCGGTTGCGGGCACCTGCGTGGCGCGCGCAACCCTGCGGGGACAACGCAGGCATTCGCCCGCCGCCGAAACGCCCGCGCCGCCCCGATCCACCGTGGTGGACGCCATCAACCTCGGTGACGAACGCGTGGCAACGGCGCTCGCCACCCTCGCCACGTGGGCGCAGGAAAGCGGTCCCTTGTTGATCGCCGGCGAAACCGGCACCGGCAAACGCCATCTGGTCCATGCCTTCCACCACGACCACGCCGAGCAACGGCCGCTGGTGACGCTGGACTGCGCGGCGGTCGCCGCCGGCCCCCAACTGCGGGCGGAAACCGAGCATGCACTGCGTCAGGCCGAAAGCGGCATCCTGTACCTGATCGACAGCGAAGCGCTGCCTTATGCGGAGCAGGTTTTCCTGTTCCGCGCGGCCTCTTCAAGCACGCGGATCATCGCCGCCACGCGTGTCCCGCTGGTGCAGCTCCACGAGCAGCAACGCATCCCCTTCGGCACCTTCGACGCATGCGGCGGCCGCCGGATCGAACTCCCGCCCCTGCGCGAACGCAGCGACTTCGATGCGCTGGTCCGCCGCTTCGTGCGCGACGCCTGCCCGGACCGGCCGGTGTACGTCTGCCCGGATGCGCTCGCCCTGCTGCGCCGTCATCGCTGGCCCGGCAACCTGAGCGAACTGAACAACCGCCTGCGCCTCATCCTCGCGCTGATGGGGGACGACGCTGGGCAGCTGTGCCCCGAGGACATTCCCGAAGAACTGCTGGAGCCGGTGGCGGGCTGA